Genomic segment of Cryptococcus depauperatus CBS 7841 chromosome 8, complete sequence:
agaatctGTAATTGtttatcttgttttctcttctacGTTTGGGTTTAAGGGTTATTTACAAAGTGCTACTGTGCAGACTGGTGTCTATGTAATCACTAAATGCCATTTTTGTAGCTGCATCTTTGCTTACAACACAAGCAGTGAGAAATGACTTGACAGTTGAGGCTTTTGATTGATGCTATGAGCTCTGCGACCAGTGACAGAAGGAGAAGTCGTAAAGTATCAAAAATATGGAAAAGTATCTCAATTTGTTTATGACAAAGTAGAACGCAAACCCATTAAAGATTATTATCGTCAAAAAGCAGTCGTAGAGATGTTGCCACATCACTACAACGCCGAAATTCCGTCACTCACCTGGAGAGAGTATATGATGGATGCCTGCACTGAATCTCATTTTGTTAATCACTTTGCAATAGAAATATTTGAATTTAGTCCCAATTGTCCTTCGGATTGAATCTGGTTGGCTTTGAGGGTAAAAAAGGTGATCTTAACAGAGAGTTGGACGGCATCTTGATTATTCAAGTTCAGGACTACAAAATACCAAGCTTGTCATTATGGTATGTATATGCCCATAAAGTGTATATTCATGGACGATGAGACTGATATTTTCGCAGCGAGTCATTGTCAAGGGTGGTGTGTGGCGTAACACGGAAGATGAAATCTTGAAAGCCGCAATATCAAAATATGGCAAGAACGTAAGTCGAAAAGTGTAGCCTTACGTGTGGTATATTCTAAATTGTTACAGCAATGGGCTCGTATTTCTTCGTTATTGGTCAGGAAAACCCCAAAGCAATGTAAAGCGAGATGGTATGAGTGGCTGGATCCGTCTATCAAAAAAGTAGAGTGGTCAAAGGTATGATTGGcaagagttgagaagaagtgTCAACCTCACTGATTTGATCGCTTCAAgactgaagatgagaaactACTTCATCTAGCGAAGCTCATGCCCACACAGTGGCGAACTATTGCCCCTATCGTAGGCCGGACAGCAACCCAATGTCTCGAACGATATCAAAAACTCCTTGACGACGCAGAGACTCGGGATAATGATGAGCTGGGTCTGGGagctggagaagatgaggctAGCAAGCCAGCTGCAGATGCTAGGGGAATAAAGCCTGGAGAAATTGATACTGACCCAGAAACGAGACCTGCTAGACCTGATCCCATTGATATGGACGATGATGGTAAATATAAAGGTTCAGTTATTTGACACAAATCGCTGACATCGCACAGAGAAGGAAATGCTTTCCGAGGCGCGAGCTAGATTAGCAAACACTCAGGggaaaaaagcaaaaagaaaggctCGCGAGAGGCAATTAGAAGAAGCTCGACGACTTGCGTTTTTGCAAAAGAAGCGAGAATTAAAGGCTGCTGGTATCAATCTTCGAGCCAAaccaaagaagaagggaatGGATTACAACGCCGATATTCCATTCGAAAAGCAGCCTGCACCCGGTTTTTACGATGTCACTGAGGAAAACGCTAAAGTCTATGATGCTCCGGTTGGTTCTACACTTCGAGCGCTTGAAGGCAAACGCAAACAAGAacttgatgagattgaggaaCGTAAAAAACGtcaaaagaaggaggacGGCAAGTCTAACCAGACTCAACAATTCGTTGCTGCTCGAGAAGCGCAGATCAAGAAGctcaaagaacaagaacaAGTTATCAGACGACGAAAATTGAACCTCCCTATCCCTCAAGTTGGCGAGCGAGAATTGGAGGATATAGTCAAAATTGGGCAGGCTGGCGAATTGGCTAGAGAATTGGTCGGAGAAGGAAACCAAGCAACAGAGGGCTTGTTGGGAGAATATGAGAGTTTGAGTCAGGccaagatggcaagaacaCCAGCAATGGCGCCTCAAGGTCAGTCATCGATGCCCTCACTGTGATAGTATGCTGATGAACATACAGAAGACAACATCATGACAGAAGCTAGAAATCTTCGTAATATTATGGCTGCACAAACTCCTTTGCTTGGTGAAGAGAACACTCCCCTCCATGGTGCTACAGCAGGCACTGGTTTTGAAGGAGCCACACCTCGACATGGTGTTGCTGCTACACCAAACCCTCTGGCTACCCCTGTTCGTGGCAACGGTGTCACTCCAAGCCATGCTACTCCTGGTATAAGTGCTACTCCTTATCGAGATGATCTCAACATCAATGAAGGCAGTGCATGGGGCAAAACTccaagagatgaaaagaggcGGCTAGTGGATTCCAGACGAGCATTGAAAGCTGGCTTTGCAGCGCTGCCAAAACCTGAAAACAACTTTGAACTTGCTGAAACTGAAAAGGATGAGGCAGAAGAAACGACTGAACTTAGAACCGAGGAGGACGCTGCTGAACGAGATGCTAAACTCAAGGCTGCtcgagaagaggaggaacGCCGAGAACTTAAGAGAAGGAGTTTGGTTGTCAAAAAGGGGTTACCACGACCTGTCAACGTCAACACTTACAAAATCCTAGATGATTTGAACGCGGTCGAAACCGAAACCGATGAAGACATGGCAAGAGCTTTCAAGCTCGTCAATCTAGAAGTTGCTTTATTAATGAAGCATGATTCAATTGCTCATCCTCTACCTGGTACTTCAGTTCCTGGCGGAACACCTTCGGATTATGACCAGCCAGAAGACACTTATGTTgaggaagcaaagaaggCAGTTCATATCGAACTGGCTGGCATTATGGAATTGCCTGGAGCCACAGATGAACAGATAAGGGTGGCTATTGGCGCGGCCGCCGAGGAAGATAGCATTGCGTTCGTCAATGCCTGGGCAGAGGAAGGTCAAAACCTCATATTTAATCCGAATAGCAGATCGTGGATTGAAAAATCTTCCCTTTCATCCGATCAACTTTCGGCTTACTATGTTGCCATGGTGGACTCTTGTCGAGAACGTGTCATTGCAGAGGCCACAAAAGCTGCCAAGGCTGAGAAaaagcttggaaaacaaCTGGGTGGCTACCAAGTATTGAACgacaagaccaagaaaaACATTCTAGAAgtgatggaagaaattcttcaaagcaaaagagactTGGAAACATTCCTTATGCTCAAGGGTATTGAAGAGGCAGCCGTACCAGGaagattagaaaagatTAGAGACGAGGTGGCTGTCCTCgaaagaagggagagaGACTTGCAAGCTAGATACGCCGAACTGAATGACAGAAGAAGGGAGAAGATAGTCTCTATTGAACAAGTATGTGATTTTCATTATTGCCTATGCGGATACTGACATACATCAGcttgaggaagacaagGTTATCCTTGCTGCACAAGCGGCTTTAGAGGCACGGGAAGAGTCAGACGGAGATGCCAAGATTAATGGAGTCTAATTTTGCTCATAATCAAGTACCTAAATACCTTTTTGTCATAATTTGATTACATTATTGGTTTCGTATTTGAATATTATTACAAAAGCGTATACCTAAGTGAGGGTTTACTTAAATTTTTGCCACTTAATTTTTGGCGACCTCCACTTACATAAAGATTTCAACATTTCGAGATATTCAAAATAATTGATTGATTTATTTCATCAATACTGTCAAAAGGCGGAAAATTCACCATGGTGGCCATGGACTATATACCAGATGCTGCTGGACAAGAATCATATATCCTCTGTGCTGATTGTGGGGCAGTAATATCGAGTGCAAATGGTGCTGGTCTATGTAAGTCAGGCGTCCGGGTCATATTAAAGTTATATTTGGCTAATCTCTAGGTATATAGGTGTTGGATGTCTTAGAAATACAGTAGATATCACAGAGGGCATTCCCAAAGAAGCTACGATGAATTTTTGTAGAGGGTGCGAGAGGTTTCTGTCACCACCAAATACTTGGGTTGCTGTTCAGCCCGAGTCTAGAGAATTGCTTGGTAAGCTATCCTTTATCACGGCTGTATATGATTCCCTGCGTCGCTAACAGTTATTCAAAGCAATctgtttgaagaaaattgCTCGCCCACTTATGAAAGTTCGCCTTATTGATGCTTCCTTCGTCTGGACTGAACCTCACTCTCGTCGTATCAAACTGAAAATTActattcaaaaagaaattttGGCTCATACCGTCCTTCAACAAACATTTGAGCTTACCTTCGTCGTTCATACCAGCCAATGTCCATCTTGTACCAGGCTGGCTGCTAAGAATACCTGGAAGGCCAGTGTACAAGTTAGACAAAAGGTTACTCACAAAAGAACGTTTTTATGGTTGGAGCagttgattttgaagcaTAATGCGCACAAGTGAGCTGCTACTTGATTTGACCCGTGAAGATACTGATCGTATCGTTCCAGAGATACCATCAATATTGCAGAAAAGAGAGACGGCTTGGACTTTTTCTACACTGAGAGAAATAATGCCATCAAGATGACTGAGTTTCTGGCTGGTGTCGTACCTGTCCGTGTAAAGGGTTCTGAACAACTCATTTCTTCAGACACTCACTCTAACACTTCCAATTACAAGTTTACCTATTCCGTGGAAATTGTGCCTGTCTGTAAAGATGATTTGGTCTGTTTACCTAAAGCTCTTGCTCGATCATGGGGTAACATTTCGTGAGTGATTTGTAACATCGACGTGAAGCTGGACACTGACAGATATAGACCTCTTCTCATCTGTTCTCGAGTGGGAAACACTTTGCATCTTCTTGATCCTATGAATCTTCAACAAACCGACGTTTCTGCTCCAGTTTACTGGCGTCAATCTTTTGACTCTCTCGCAACCGTCTCAGATCTTGTCGAATTTATTGttcttgatgttgaggCCTCAGGGCCTGTAAGGGGCAAATATGTTTTGGCAGATTGCCAAGTCACACGTTCCAGCGGTGGCATTGGTACTGTGGACGACGATGGAATGGGCGACGATGGCATTTATCATACACGAACCCATCTCGGTGGTATTTTGCAACCAGGTGATACCGTCTTGGGCTATCATCTCACTCATGCCAACTTCAATCATGATGCTTTCGAATCGCTAGAATCTGCCCGTATCCCCGACGTAATattgatcaagaagacATATCCTAATCGCCGCAAAAAATCCAAGCCTAGACACTGGAAACTTCGCTCTATTGCCAAAGAAGCCGAAGATATTGCCGAAGGTACAGTCGGTCGTGGTGCTTTGGGTCGAAAAGGTGGCGTTGATCAGAGGAATGTGGAGAGGGATTATGAACTGTTCTTACgagatttggaagaagacagagaaatGCGTGCTGCTGTCAATTTGTACAAGGCAGACcctcaagaagaggatggggATGCGACGATGGGCCTGGACAAGAAATCTGGTTCAGGTATGAGAGGTGGCAAGCGAAGAGCTGGAGTACAACAAGTGCAAAGCGGGATGGAAGTGGATGACGGTATTGAGGGGTCAACAATGGACGATGCggatgatgaggaggaagaaggagattTCCCTGAAATTGATATGGACGAGTTGTTGGAGAATTTCGAAGAGTTGGGCGTTGATGATGGCGAAGAAGCTCTGTAGTTTTTTCGTTTTTTGCATGTATCAGCATCGACATTTCACTATGATCACGCGATTAAtgcatttttttttttttactaTCGCTACAaatctttgaagaaaatCTATATTTACTGCTTCAAAAGTGCCTGGCTAATTCTTTTCGCCTCCTGATCGATATCCTCAAAGAATTGTTCTTCGTCAGTATATTTTGGATTCCATCCGATGCTCTTGCTCCTGTCTGCGACACCTCTAGAGTTTGTGCCAGAGAACCAGCTGCCACCAAAGTACAgatcaatctcttccttggtGAATGTCGTAGGTGAAGTTTCAGTGCCTTTGGGAAGAGCACCGTATTTGGCGAGAGATTGACCAATAGCGGAGGTGGCCCCCAAAAGAGTATACTCGCCAGAGATACCAAAGTAATAACCGGCTGGTCCATGACCAATGACAGGTTTTGTGACGGTAGACTGTTCCCACACAAGCCTGTAGAGATGACCGAGGTCAACGATAGAAATATGAGGCCAGATGTTGGCGCCTAAGTCTCTGTCAGCCATGTACACCTCTGATGAAACACACTGACCCTTGCCGACAACACCagctctctttctcttgatgGCAATTTCAATCAATAGGGGCATCTGTTGAGAAGTGGCGTGGGAAAGACTTTTTTCGTAGACCTCGCCCTGACCACAGCCCCAGATAGTAGACGGCAGGACAATGTATGATTTAATGACGCCAGCCTGGTCAGCTTGAACAATTTCCAAGTCAACGTTGCGATGGGGATTTGTCACAGGAATTTCAGTGACTGAGTGAAGAGCAGGAGAGACACGAGTCGCAGGAGAAGGATTGAGATCGGTGTATATCTATCATGCCTTGCTGTTCAGAACGTTCTTCCCCAAGTAAGGATCAAGCTCACCGTGTCAGTAGGGTACTCTCCTCTGGCATCGTCCACCAAGACGCCGGTACCACTGGTGTGAATCAAATGCGGCCGGTGACCagtcttttccttcctcctcctcatGCCCTCCAACATAGCTTGGACACCCTTCAAGTCGTCTGCGTTGGCACAAGAAACAACGACATCGGCTTCAAAAGCTGCATCCCGAATCTTGTCATGCTCCTCGAGCGAACCGAGAAGTGGCACAAGGGTGACATTGTGTTGCCTGGCAAGCTCAAGATTGGTGAAAAGGTTAATCTTTGTCGAGTCTCGAATCAAGCCAATAATCTTGGAGGGAGGATTTTTTGAGGTGATAATGGATTGGAGGACGGTTCCGCCAATGTACCCGGTAACTCCTGTGATCTGATGGAGAGAAGTAAGCAACATGAATGAGCCGACTGGTCATCAGCCACTCACAAAGATAGTTTTCCCAGACATATTTTGTTGCAACTTTTATAAATCTTTTTTATAGTTAAATAAaagattagaaaagaaaaaagaaaaaaaatctAAAGattacttttttttaaagaaaaatcaagttTAAACGATATTGACATTGAAGACGTAATATTTGCGGAGCTCCACATTCCATAATCTATTACGTATTCTGCCTTGAATCAAAAGCCCCCCAATATTAAACCAAATAAGTACAGATATAAAGAAGGCCTGATCCTAAGCTCCTATGATAACTGCTATGCATAAATGAAATGTATACATAGGCTTCTGGCACCATTTAAAGCTTCATTCTGTCTTCATTAataaatgttgaagaaaataaGTCAAGGAAGATGCCCGTCGGCGTTGAAAGTTCTTTTGAAACGTGATTTTTCTAGAAACGCTGATTATTATtatttctcattctcttttatacTTTCAACAGCTTTTGCCTTTAAACCCAGTCAAAATGGCAAAAGTTCAACTTTATGTCTATGATATCTCGCAGGGATTAGCAAAGAGCATGTCCTTGATGCTGACGGGCAAGCAACTTGACGGCATTTGGTACGTCCATTCCTTAACATATATCTGGCATTATCTAAAGTCTTGGTAGGCATACATCCGTCATTGTTTTTGGCCGAGAGATATATTATGGGCAAGGCATCCTTGAGTCTCAGCCTGGCGCTACCCACCATGGCCCTCCATTACACATTATCGATGTTGGCGAAACTCACATCGATCAAGATACGTTTAACGAATATATTGCAAGTCTAGGAGAGATGTACACGCCCAGCAAGTATCATTTGATAGATTTCAACTGCAATCATTTTACAGCAGACGTTATCGGATTCCTGACTAGCAAAGAAATTCCTGCTTGGATCAGTAGTAAGTCACTTCATGCGACAGAGTATGTGGTGATCTTGTGGCACTTAATCACTCTGTAGGTCTTCCTTCAGAATTTCTTTCGACTCCTTTTGGTCAAATGATGAAGCCGCAGATTGACGCAATGTTTCGCGGTCCTCCTTCCGAGCGTCCTATTCCAGATAAGGCAGTGCCAACGAATGGCGCTGTTCCTGCTCCGGCCGCTGGGTCTGCTGGGTCTGCGTCGCTTGCATCTGCATTGCTGCAATCCGTCGCGTCTCATGCGGCGACGCAAGCAGGCGGCTCTGCCCGTTCGGCTTCTGAAGCTACTCCAAGTAAGACATCCGCGGCTCTTCCTAACCCCGAGACATCCCCCTTGACCCTcgtctcttcctcctccaacTTTCATTCAATCCTTTCACAGCATTCGGCGGTCGTCGTCAACTTCACAAACACTCCTTCTTGTCCACCATGCAAGGTGATCAAGCCAGTATACGAATCAATCGCCGCCCTCTATGCTCCAACATATGGTGCTAGAGGTGCGAGGTTTGTTGAAGTTGAGCTGGGAATTGGTCAGGGCAGGGAAATTGCAGGCCAATATGGAGTTCAGGCGACTCCTACATTTATGTTTTTCAAAGACGGCAAGAAAGTCGGAGACATGAAGGGTGCagccaagaaagagttggaaaaTCGGATTgaaatgtttatggaaGAGTGCTATCCTACACATCCTCATCGCAAGGTTTATCTGCCGGCTATAGAGAGTTTACCAAAGAAGCCCATTACGACTGTCAATAAGCCAAACTATGATGCTTTATTAAGCAAACTTGAAGGGTTCTTGagtggaaaaggcaaagaaggagaCGTCAGGATACTGAGAAATGAATTTGTGCCTTTCTTACAAGATACAAAAATATTGTCAGAGACAGAGTCAACAGCAGCTTTGCAGAGATGGTACTCTGCTACCCAGGCAATCTTTCAAGTCCTCAAGTCAGAAGAGACGTTCCCGCTCATCGATCTGTGGCGTCTGGCCATCATCAAGCCTTCTACAaactctcttctttctttagGCCTTTCTGTTGTGTCGACTTTGCCCGAACCAATAACCACAATCATCACATCCGCTTCCAATGCTCTTTCCCACAACCCTACCGGTACACCCAAACCATTCATACTCACAGTACTCCGTTTCTTTACCAACCTCACCTCTTCTAGCGA
This window contains:
- a CDS encoding pre-mRNA-splicing factor CEF1; its protein translation is MRVIVKGGVWRNTEDEILKAAISKYGKNQWARISSLLVRKTPKQCKARWYEWLDPSIKKVEWSKTEDEKLLHLAKLMPTQWRTIAPIVGRTATQCLERYQKLLDDAETRDNDELGLGAGEDEASKPAADARGIKPGEIDTDPETRPARPDPIDMDDDEKEMLSEARARLANTQGKKAKRKARERQLEEARRLAFLQKKRELKAAGINLRAKPKKKGMDYNADIPFEKQPAPGFYDVTEENAKVYDAPVGSTLRALEGKRKQELDEIEERKKRQKKEDGKSNQTQQFVAAREAQIKKLKEQEQVIRRRKLNLPIPQVGERELEDIVKIGQAGELARELVGEGNQATEGLLGEYESLSQAKMARTPAMAPQEDNIMTEARNLRNIMAAQTPLLGEENTPLHGATAGTGFEGATPRHGVAATPNPLATPVRGNGVTPSHATPGISATPYRDDLNINEGSAWGKTPRDEKRRLVDSRRALKAGFAALPKPENNFELAETEKDEAEETTELRTEEDAAERDAKLKAAREEEERRELKRRSLVVKKGLPRPVNVNTYKILDDLNAVETETDEDMARAFKLVNLEVALLMKHDSIAHPLPGTSVPGGTPSDYDQPEDTYVEEAKKAVHIELAGIMELPGATDEQIRVAIGAAAEEDSIAFVNAWAEEGQNLIFNPNSRSWIEKSSLSSDQLSAYYVAMVDSCRERVIAEATKAAKAEKKLGKQLGGYQVLNDKTKKNILEVMEEILQSKRDLETFLMLKGIEEAAVPGRLEKIRDEVAVLERRERDLQARYAELNDRRREKIVSIEQLEEDKVILAAQAALEAREESDGDAKINGV